One segment of Vespa velutina chromosome 17, iVesVel2.1, whole genome shotgun sequence DNA contains the following:
- the LOC124955168 gene encoding probable WRKY transcription factor protein 1 isoform X2 — translation MRLREAIVSLPFHPGGLNNNQLHRSNENQATTEENDSSSSTDFGLEETVEFHVAEDTTTWSSLAIARDNIQLESANNGRNNINNNLTTSRIRRNSSIDSLADYEGRNSSREDSSSHELTPSEWSDLSEEGNLPSGCCGIVNTNYPGFQHLAPSLLSDTDLTEDEHDSCPDYIRLNDIDGRSSENGNEYNNNIDESINHLCGQRNDRKTFYEKPKFNIQTVTSLYESVVPPSEKCINYVKSVEVSRSEEKALSPEPVIIETENFLTLESEEPFRHSEEILKNEHDRELDVELEVFKLSIGVKETLQFPEIEEILDSGKTSEVGETEDSVVEHIDLIREAKELPRTDRSKIGNQATTTSTATATTIVSNGSPGDSETNTDTEGYTEEQPTYTKLEEIDLLSSIGRDIGVDLEKYVQSVPDVVAMEAVDTVRGSSRGSSRGSSRSTSGNRNMLKDPVSEDTNKILDRDLSDASSVDCRKKEKMVRNQAKRRQQQQQQQQQQQQQQQQQQQQQQQQQQQQQQQPVRSSNSRRPDKRRADTESGPGGFDVFNIETAMPKIDLDAIESHLRAAREEERREDDNDTTRAPVSVPEVKVLEKPKEEKDPEREDLIARFDRLIRGDPDDTLERRNDREEIRRRLAMGPDAEDMRAERGRKPSLQSRLQSGMNLQICFMNETPSDTESSCSESDALPGSTPLSRGSKQQAKQQAKQQTPARPQVLSLPPLRLDSGTNSAPVDEADFFARQARLQTEARMALAQAKEMAHMQMEVERQRLKQSPITEMVRSSLEKVGIQLGEDRRRLSRVLLTELNVAQLQVIANDLHARIAALNEALVEGLLRRDDLHMEQDSMLVDVEDLTRYLGAKQESMKKKQQTAAANRNNQQTTIGQTKNMIKPKLTHRSLVALVRK, via the exons ATGCGACTCAGGGAGGCCATCGTCTCGCTACCTTTTCATCCAGGAGGATTGAACAACAA TCAGCTTCATAGAAGTAACGAGAATCAAGCGACGACGGAGGAAAACGATTCATCCTCGTCGACGGATTTCGGCTTGGAAGAAACGGTCGAGTTTCACGTCGCCGAGGACACTACCACGTGGTCTTCGCTCGCCATAGCGCGGGACAACATTCAGCTTGAATCGGCCAACAACGGACGCAACAACATCAACAATAATCTGACCACCTCGAGGATTCGTCGAAATAGTTCGATCGATAGTCTTGCCGATTACGAAG GGCGTAACTCTTCTCGGGAGGATTCGTCGTCTCACGAATTGACACCGTCCGAGTGGTCGGATCTGTCCGAGGAGGGAAATCTTCCGTCTGGTTGTTGCGGGATCGTTAATACCAACTATCCAGGATTTCAACATCTGGCGCCTTCATTGCTCTCGGATACCGACCTTACCGAAGACGAGCACGACAGCTGCCCGGATTATATCCGTTTGAATGACATCGACGGTCGCTCCAGCGAAAACGGCAACgagtataacaataatatcgacgaGAGTATCAATCATCTTTGCGGACagagaaacgatcgaaagaCCTTTTACGAAAAGcctaaatttaatatacag ACGGTGACTTCTCTGTACGAGTCAGTGGTGCCACCCTCGGAGAAGTGTATAAACTACGTGAAGAGCGTGGAGGTTTCGAGGTCGGAGGAGAAGGCTCTTTCGCCAGAACCGGTGATCATCGAGACTGAAAATTTCTTGACATTGGAATCCGAAGAACCGTTCCGTCATTCCGAGGAGATTCTCAAAAACGAACACGACAGAGAGCTGGACGTAGAGCTCGAGGTCTTCAAATTGTCGATCGGCGTGAAGGAGACGCTACAATTTCCAGAAATCGAGGAGATTTTAGATTCGGGAAAAACCAGCGAAGTAGGCGAg ACGGAGGATAGCGTGGTGGAGCACATCGACCTCATACGCGAGGCAAAGGAATTGCCTCGCACCGACCGCTCCAAAATAGGCAATCAAGCAACGACAACGTCGACGGCGACGGCAACGACGATCGTATCGAACGGTTCTCCTGGGGACTCTGAGACTAACACCGACACCGAAGGTTACACCGAAGAACAACCAACGTACACGAAGCTCGAAGAAATTGATCTTCTCTCGAGCATCGGTCGAGACATCGGCGTTGATCTCGAAAAATACGTTCAGTCCGTTCCGGACGTCGTAGCCATGGAGGCCGTTGACACCGTGCGTGGCTCATCGCGCGGCTCTTCACGCGGCTCTTCGCGCTCCACGTCCGGCAATCGCAACATGCTCAAGGATCCTGTCTCGGAAGACACGAACAAGATTTTAGATCGAGATCTTTCCGACGCGTCGAGCGTCGACtgtaggaagaaagaaaagatggtGAGAAACCAGGCAAAGAGAaggcaacaacaacaacaacagcagcagcagcaacaacaacaacaacaacaacagcagcaacaacaacagcaacaacaacaacaacaacaacaacaaccagTTCGGTCGTCCAACTCGCGACGGCCGGATAAGCGAAGGGCCGATACCGAGAGCGGTCCAG gtGGATTTGATGTCTTCAATATCGAAACGGCAATGCCAAAGATCGACTTGGATGCGATCGAGTCGCATTTGAGGGCTGCGCGTGAAGAAGAGCGACGG GAAGATGACAACGACACGACGAGAGCACCCGTCTCGGTACCAGAAGTCAAGGTGCTTGAAAAaccgaaagaagagaaagatccCGAGAGGGAAGATTTGATCGCTCGATTCGATAGATTGATCCGAGGAGATCCAGATGATACGCTTGAG CGACGGAACGACCGTGAGGAGATTAGAAGAAGACTCGCAATGGGTCCGGACGCCGAAGACATGCGCGCTGAACGCGGAAGAAAGCCAAGCCTTCAGTCTCGCCTACAAAGTG GCATGAATCTTCAAATTTGCTTCATGAACGAGACACCATCGGATACAGAATCGTCATGTTCGGAGAGCGACGCTTTACCAGGATCTACACCACTTTCTCGTGGATCGAAACAGCAAGCGAAACAGCAAGCGAAGCAGCAAACACCCGCCAGACCTCAAGTACTCAGCCTTCCACCGTTGAGACTCGACTCCGGTACAAATTCAGCACCGGTGGACGAGGCAGACTTTTTTGCACGCCAAGCGAGACTTCAAACGGAAGCACGCATGGCACTCGCACAGGCTAAAGAAATGGCTCATATGCAAATGGAAGTGGAAAGGCAAAGGCTCAAACAAAGTCCTATTACGGAAATGGTACGATCCAGCCTGGAAAAA GTTGGCATTCAACTGGGGGAGGATAGGCGACGGTTGTCTAGAGTTTTACTCACGGAACTCAATGTCGCACAGCTTCAAGTAATAGCTAATGATCTACACGCGAGAATCGCTGCTTTGAACGAAGCTCTGGTCGAAGGACTCTTGAGAAGGGACGATCTACATATGGAGCAAGATTCGATGCTCGTCGACGTCGAGGATCTTACCCGATACTT AGGTGCCAAGCAGGaatcgatgaagaagaaacaacaaaCGGCCGCGGCGAATCGAAACAATCAACAGACGACGATCGGTCAAACGAAGAACATGATCAAGCCAAAGTTGACGCACCGTAGTTTAGTCGCTCTCGTTAGGAAATAA
- the LOC124955168 gene encoding probable WRKY transcription factor protein 1 isoform X1, translating into MIKGLVHSTLPKDILVYYPRIIRGFDMRLREAIVSLPFHPGGLNNNQLHRSNENQATTEENDSSSSTDFGLEETVEFHVAEDTTTWSSLAIARDNIQLESANNGRNNINNNLTTSRIRRNSSIDSLADYEGRNSSREDSSSHELTPSEWSDLSEEGNLPSGCCGIVNTNYPGFQHLAPSLLSDTDLTEDEHDSCPDYIRLNDIDGRSSENGNEYNNNIDESINHLCGQRNDRKTFYEKPKFNIQTVTSLYESVVPPSEKCINYVKSVEVSRSEEKALSPEPVIIETENFLTLESEEPFRHSEEILKNEHDRELDVELEVFKLSIGVKETLQFPEIEEILDSGKTSEVGETEDSVVEHIDLIREAKELPRTDRSKIGNQATTTSTATATTIVSNGSPGDSETNTDTEGYTEEQPTYTKLEEIDLLSSIGRDIGVDLEKYVQSVPDVVAMEAVDTVRGSSRGSSRGSSRSTSGNRNMLKDPVSEDTNKILDRDLSDASSVDCRKKEKMVRNQAKRRQQQQQQQQQQQQQQQQQQQQQQQQQQQQQQQPVRSSNSRRPDKRRADTESGPGGFDVFNIETAMPKIDLDAIESHLRAAREEERREDDNDTTRAPVSVPEVKVLEKPKEEKDPEREDLIARFDRLIRGDPDDTLERRNDREEIRRRLAMGPDAEDMRAERGRKPSLQSRLQSGMNLQICFMNETPSDTESSCSESDALPGSTPLSRGSKQQAKQQAKQQTPARPQVLSLPPLRLDSGTNSAPVDEADFFARQARLQTEARMALAQAKEMAHMQMEVERQRLKQSPITEMVRSSLEKVGIQLGEDRRRLSRVLLTELNVAQLQVIANDLHARIAALNEALVEGLLRRDDLHMEQDSMLVDVEDLTRYLGAKQESMKKKQQTAAANRNNQQTTIGQTKNMIKPKLTHRSLVALVRK; encoded by the exons ATGATCAAGGGATTGGTACATTCGACTCTCCCGAAAGATATACTTGTCTACTATCCACGAATAAT aCGAGGATTCGATATGCGACTCAGGGAGGCCATCGTCTCGCTACCTTTTCATCCAGGAGGATTGAACAACAA TCAGCTTCATAGAAGTAACGAGAATCAAGCGACGACGGAGGAAAACGATTCATCCTCGTCGACGGATTTCGGCTTGGAAGAAACGGTCGAGTTTCACGTCGCCGAGGACACTACCACGTGGTCTTCGCTCGCCATAGCGCGGGACAACATTCAGCTTGAATCGGCCAACAACGGACGCAACAACATCAACAATAATCTGACCACCTCGAGGATTCGTCGAAATAGTTCGATCGATAGTCTTGCCGATTACGAAG GGCGTAACTCTTCTCGGGAGGATTCGTCGTCTCACGAATTGACACCGTCCGAGTGGTCGGATCTGTCCGAGGAGGGAAATCTTCCGTCTGGTTGTTGCGGGATCGTTAATACCAACTATCCAGGATTTCAACATCTGGCGCCTTCATTGCTCTCGGATACCGACCTTACCGAAGACGAGCACGACAGCTGCCCGGATTATATCCGTTTGAATGACATCGACGGTCGCTCCAGCGAAAACGGCAACgagtataacaataatatcgacgaGAGTATCAATCATCTTTGCGGACagagaaacgatcgaaagaCCTTTTACGAAAAGcctaaatttaatatacag ACGGTGACTTCTCTGTACGAGTCAGTGGTGCCACCCTCGGAGAAGTGTATAAACTACGTGAAGAGCGTGGAGGTTTCGAGGTCGGAGGAGAAGGCTCTTTCGCCAGAACCGGTGATCATCGAGACTGAAAATTTCTTGACATTGGAATCCGAAGAACCGTTCCGTCATTCCGAGGAGATTCTCAAAAACGAACACGACAGAGAGCTGGACGTAGAGCTCGAGGTCTTCAAATTGTCGATCGGCGTGAAGGAGACGCTACAATTTCCAGAAATCGAGGAGATTTTAGATTCGGGAAAAACCAGCGAAGTAGGCGAg ACGGAGGATAGCGTGGTGGAGCACATCGACCTCATACGCGAGGCAAAGGAATTGCCTCGCACCGACCGCTCCAAAATAGGCAATCAAGCAACGACAACGTCGACGGCGACGGCAACGACGATCGTATCGAACGGTTCTCCTGGGGACTCTGAGACTAACACCGACACCGAAGGTTACACCGAAGAACAACCAACGTACACGAAGCTCGAAGAAATTGATCTTCTCTCGAGCATCGGTCGAGACATCGGCGTTGATCTCGAAAAATACGTTCAGTCCGTTCCGGACGTCGTAGCCATGGAGGCCGTTGACACCGTGCGTGGCTCATCGCGCGGCTCTTCACGCGGCTCTTCGCGCTCCACGTCCGGCAATCGCAACATGCTCAAGGATCCTGTCTCGGAAGACACGAACAAGATTTTAGATCGAGATCTTTCCGACGCGTCGAGCGTCGACtgtaggaagaaagaaaagatggtGAGAAACCAGGCAAAGAGAaggcaacaacaacaacaacagcagcagcagcaacaacaacaacaacaacaacagcagcaacaacaacagcaacaacaacaacaacaacaacaacaaccagTTCGGTCGTCCAACTCGCGACGGCCGGATAAGCGAAGGGCCGATACCGAGAGCGGTCCAG gtGGATTTGATGTCTTCAATATCGAAACGGCAATGCCAAAGATCGACTTGGATGCGATCGAGTCGCATTTGAGGGCTGCGCGTGAAGAAGAGCGACGG GAAGATGACAACGACACGACGAGAGCACCCGTCTCGGTACCAGAAGTCAAGGTGCTTGAAAAaccgaaagaagagaaagatccCGAGAGGGAAGATTTGATCGCTCGATTCGATAGATTGATCCGAGGAGATCCAGATGATACGCTTGAG CGACGGAACGACCGTGAGGAGATTAGAAGAAGACTCGCAATGGGTCCGGACGCCGAAGACATGCGCGCTGAACGCGGAAGAAAGCCAAGCCTTCAGTCTCGCCTACAAAGTG GCATGAATCTTCAAATTTGCTTCATGAACGAGACACCATCGGATACAGAATCGTCATGTTCGGAGAGCGACGCTTTACCAGGATCTACACCACTTTCTCGTGGATCGAAACAGCAAGCGAAACAGCAAGCGAAGCAGCAAACACCCGCCAGACCTCAAGTACTCAGCCTTCCACCGTTGAGACTCGACTCCGGTACAAATTCAGCACCGGTGGACGAGGCAGACTTTTTTGCACGCCAAGCGAGACTTCAAACGGAAGCACGCATGGCACTCGCACAGGCTAAAGAAATGGCTCATATGCAAATGGAAGTGGAAAGGCAAAGGCTCAAACAAAGTCCTATTACGGAAATGGTACGATCCAGCCTGGAAAAA GTTGGCATTCAACTGGGGGAGGATAGGCGACGGTTGTCTAGAGTTTTACTCACGGAACTCAATGTCGCACAGCTTCAAGTAATAGCTAATGATCTACACGCGAGAATCGCTGCTTTGAACGAAGCTCTGGTCGAAGGACTCTTGAGAAGGGACGATCTACATATGGAGCAAGATTCGATGCTCGTCGACGTCGAGGATCTTACCCGATACTT AGGTGCCAAGCAGGaatcgatgaagaagaaacaacaaaCGGCCGCGGCGAATCGAAACAATCAACAGACGACGATCGGTCAAACGAAGAACATGATCAAGCCAAAGTTGACGCACCGTAGTTTAGTCGCTCTCGTTAGGAAATAA
- the LOC124955168 gene encoding putative mediator of RNA polymerase II transcription subunit 12 isoform X3: MIKGLVHSTLPKDILVYYPRIIRGFDMRLREAIVSLPFHPGGLNNNQLHRSNENQATTEENDSSSSTDFGLEETVEFHVAEDTTTWSSLAIARDNIQLESANNGRNNINNNLTTSRIRRNSSIDSLADYEGRNSSREDSSSHELTPSEWSDLSEEGNLPSGCCGIVNTNYPGFQHLAPSLLSDTDLTEDEHDSCPDYIRLNDIDGRSSENGNEYNNNIDESINHLCGQRNDRKTFYEKPKFNIQTVTSLYESVVPPSEKCINYVKSVEVSRSEEKALSPEPVIIETENFLTLESEEPFRHSEEILKNEHDRELDVELEVFKLSIGVKETLQFPEIEEILDSGKTSEVGETEDSVVEHIDLIREAKELPRTDRSKIGNQATTTSTATATTIVSNGSPGDSETNTDTEGYTEEQPTYTKLEEIDLLSSIGRDIGVDLEKYVQSVPDVVAMEAVDTVRGSSRGSSRGSSRSTSGNRNMLKDPVSEDTNKILDRDLSDASSVDCRKKEKMVRNQAKRRQQQQQQQQQQQQQQQQQQQQQQQQQQQQQQQPVRSSNSRRPDKRRADTESGPGGFDVFNIETAMPKIDLDAIESHLRAAREEERRRRNDREEIRRRLAMGPDAEDMRAERGRKPSLQSRLQSGMNLQICFMNETPSDTESSCSESDALPGSTPLSRGSKQQAKQQAKQQTPARPQVLSLPPLRLDSGTNSAPVDEADFFARQARLQTEARMALAQAKEMAHMQMEVERQRLKQSPITEMVRSSLEKVGIQLGEDRRRLSRVLLTELNVAQLQVIANDLHARIAALNEALVEGLLRRDDLHMEQDSMLVDVEDLTRYLGAKQESMKKKQQTAAANRNNQQTTIGQTKNMIKPKLTHRSLVALVRK; this comes from the exons ATGATCAAGGGATTGGTACATTCGACTCTCCCGAAAGATATACTTGTCTACTATCCACGAATAAT aCGAGGATTCGATATGCGACTCAGGGAGGCCATCGTCTCGCTACCTTTTCATCCAGGAGGATTGAACAACAA TCAGCTTCATAGAAGTAACGAGAATCAAGCGACGACGGAGGAAAACGATTCATCCTCGTCGACGGATTTCGGCTTGGAAGAAACGGTCGAGTTTCACGTCGCCGAGGACACTACCACGTGGTCTTCGCTCGCCATAGCGCGGGACAACATTCAGCTTGAATCGGCCAACAACGGACGCAACAACATCAACAATAATCTGACCACCTCGAGGATTCGTCGAAATAGTTCGATCGATAGTCTTGCCGATTACGAAG GGCGTAACTCTTCTCGGGAGGATTCGTCGTCTCACGAATTGACACCGTCCGAGTGGTCGGATCTGTCCGAGGAGGGAAATCTTCCGTCTGGTTGTTGCGGGATCGTTAATACCAACTATCCAGGATTTCAACATCTGGCGCCTTCATTGCTCTCGGATACCGACCTTACCGAAGACGAGCACGACAGCTGCCCGGATTATATCCGTTTGAATGACATCGACGGTCGCTCCAGCGAAAACGGCAACgagtataacaataatatcgacgaGAGTATCAATCATCTTTGCGGACagagaaacgatcgaaagaCCTTTTACGAAAAGcctaaatttaatatacag ACGGTGACTTCTCTGTACGAGTCAGTGGTGCCACCCTCGGAGAAGTGTATAAACTACGTGAAGAGCGTGGAGGTTTCGAGGTCGGAGGAGAAGGCTCTTTCGCCAGAACCGGTGATCATCGAGACTGAAAATTTCTTGACATTGGAATCCGAAGAACCGTTCCGTCATTCCGAGGAGATTCTCAAAAACGAACACGACAGAGAGCTGGACGTAGAGCTCGAGGTCTTCAAATTGTCGATCGGCGTGAAGGAGACGCTACAATTTCCAGAAATCGAGGAGATTTTAGATTCGGGAAAAACCAGCGAAGTAGGCGAg ACGGAGGATAGCGTGGTGGAGCACATCGACCTCATACGCGAGGCAAAGGAATTGCCTCGCACCGACCGCTCCAAAATAGGCAATCAAGCAACGACAACGTCGACGGCGACGGCAACGACGATCGTATCGAACGGTTCTCCTGGGGACTCTGAGACTAACACCGACACCGAAGGTTACACCGAAGAACAACCAACGTACACGAAGCTCGAAGAAATTGATCTTCTCTCGAGCATCGGTCGAGACATCGGCGTTGATCTCGAAAAATACGTTCAGTCCGTTCCGGACGTCGTAGCCATGGAGGCCGTTGACACCGTGCGTGGCTCATCGCGCGGCTCTTCACGCGGCTCTTCGCGCTCCACGTCCGGCAATCGCAACATGCTCAAGGATCCTGTCTCGGAAGACACGAACAAGATTTTAGATCGAGATCTTTCCGACGCGTCGAGCGTCGACtgtaggaagaaagaaaagatggtGAGAAACCAGGCAAAGAGAaggcaacaacaacaacaacagcagcagcagcaacaacaacaacaacaacaacagcagcaacaacaacagcaacaacaacaacaacaacaacaacaaccagTTCGGTCGTCCAACTCGCGACGGCCGGATAAGCGAAGGGCCGATACCGAGAGCGGTCCAG gtGGATTTGATGTCTTCAATATCGAAACGGCAATGCCAAAGATCGACTTGGATGCGATCGAGTCGCATTTGAGGGCTGCGCGTGAAGAAGAGCGACGG CGACGGAACGACCGTGAGGAGATTAGAAGAAGACTCGCAATGGGTCCGGACGCCGAAGACATGCGCGCTGAACGCGGAAGAAAGCCAAGCCTTCAGTCTCGCCTACAAAGTG GCATGAATCTTCAAATTTGCTTCATGAACGAGACACCATCGGATACAGAATCGTCATGTTCGGAGAGCGACGCTTTACCAGGATCTACACCACTTTCTCGTGGATCGAAACAGCAAGCGAAACAGCAAGCGAAGCAGCAAACACCCGCCAGACCTCAAGTACTCAGCCTTCCACCGTTGAGACTCGACTCCGGTACAAATTCAGCACCGGTGGACGAGGCAGACTTTTTTGCACGCCAAGCGAGACTTCAAACGGAAGCACGCATGGCACTCGCACAGGCTAAAGAAATGGCTCATATGCAAATGGAAGTGGAAAGGCAAAGGCTCAAACAAAGTCCTATTACGGAAATGGTACGATCCAGCCTGGAAAAA GTTGGCATTCAACTGGGGGAGGATAGGCGACGGTTGTCTAGAGTTTTACTCACGGAACTCAATGTCGCACAGCTTCAAGTAATAGCTAATGATCTACACGCGAGAATCGCTGCTTTGAACGAAGCTCTGGTCGAAGGACTCTTGAGAAGGGACGATCTACATATGGAGCAAGATTCGATGCTCGTCGACGTCGAGGATCTTACCCGATACTT AGGTGCCAAGCAGGaatcgatgaagaagaaacaacaaaCGGCCGCGGCGAATCGAAACAATCAACAGACGACGATCGGTCAAACGAAGAACATGATCAAGCCAAAGTTGACGCACCGTAGTTTAGTCGCTCTCGTTAGGAAATAA
- the LOC124955199 gene encoding growth hormone-inducible transmembrane protein-like encodes MMLARVCRVGLSPTLVSFIKTPIVPKPMLTKIQPSRLFANDGRTAFTRTARRNQTVAEKLAQPATETPFNVGKIILAGASAFGLGSLCYYGLGLDSRAGAIDQMHFWPQYVKERIRTTYMYFGGSIIITAASAALCLRSSAVMNLVTRQGWLAVIGTMMAMIGSGIVAQSIPYKEGLGIKQLAWMVHAGIIGAVIAPICFMGGPLLMRAALYTSGVIGGLSTVAMCAPSDKFLKMAGPLSIGLGVVFVSSLGTLFLPPTTAMGASLYSLSIYGGLILFSMFLLYDTQNIIKDAQVYPVYHDKSIRPYDPIKSAISIYLDTLNIFLRILTILSNGGSNRRK; translated from the exons ATGATGCTAGCTAGAGTTTGTCGAGTCGGCCTCTCGCCGACTCTAGTGAGTTTTATAAAAACTCCTATTGTGCCCAAACCCATGTTAACTAAAATTCAACCTTCGAGATTGTTTGCCAACGATGGACGTACCGCTTTTACGAGAACCGCACGTAGAAACCAGACTGTTGCGGAAAAATTGGCTCAACCAGCTACCGAAACAC caTTTAACGTTGGAAAGATTATACTCGCTGGTGCTTCCGCATTTGGATTGGGCTCCCTTTGTTACTATGGATTGGGACTTGATAGCAGGGCAGGAGCCATAGATCAAATgca CTTTTGGCCTCAGtacgtaaaagaaagaattagaaCGACTTACATGTATTTTGGTGGatctatcattattacagCAGCATCTGCCGCTTTATGTTTACGATCCTCTGCTGTAATGAATTTGGTAACTCGTCAAGGATGGCTCGCTGTTATTGGCACAATGATGGCAATGATTGGGAGCGGTATAGTAGCACAAAGTATTCCTTATAAGGAAGGTTTGGGGATAAAACAATTGGCATGGATGGTTCATGCTGGTATAATCGGTGCTGTTATCGCACCAATATGCTTCATGGGTGGCCCGTTGTTAATGAGAGCCGCCTTGTACACCTCCGGTGTAATAGGTGGATTATCAACTGTAGCTATGTGTGCACCCAGCgataaattcttaaaaatgGCAGGACCTCTTTCTATCGGTTTGGGCGTGGTATTTGTCAGTTCATTGGGAACGCTTTTCCTACCACCTACTACTGCTATGGGTGCTAGTCTttattctctatctatatacgGTGGATTAATACTTTTCTCAATGTTCCTCTTGTATGACactcaaaatattataaaggatGCACAAGTATATCCTGTCTACCATGACAAGAGTATAAGACCGTATGATCCAATTAAAAG TgctatttcgatttatttggACACGCTGAATATCTTTCTGAGAATCTTGACGATTTTATCGAATGGTGGATCCAACAGGCGAAAATAA